The following are encoded together in the Pedobacter sp. D749 genome:
- a CDS encoding ABC transporter permease — MDSPNISKEEQKWTIEAKSSLLDLKLNEVWAYRDLLILLVRRDFVSFYKQTILGPLWFFIQPLFTTIIFTFIFGNLAGISTDGLPKPLFYMAGITAWNYFADCLTKTSSVFRDNAGIFGKVYFPRLIMPLSIVVSNLVRFGVQMLLFLVLMAYYYFIGASFNISWAISLFPVIVLLMALLGLGAGMIISAMTTKYRDLAFLIGFGVQLLMYATTVIYPLSEAIKKYPTYAWIIKYNPMTPIIETFRYGFLGEGSFSWFSLAYSMIVTLILLIVGTIIFNKVERNFVDTV; from the coding sequence ATGGATAGCCCCAATATTTCTAAAGAAGAACAAAAGTGGACGATTGAGGCAAAATCATCTTTGCTCGATCTAAAGCTAAATGAGGTTTGGGCGTACCGGGATTTGTTGATACTATTGGTGAGAAGGGATTTCGTTTCTTTTTATAAACAGACTATTTTAGGCCCACTCTGGTTTTTTATTCAACCATTGTTTACCACTATCATCTTTACCTTTATATTTGGCAATTTAGCCGGCATATCAACAGATGGATTACCTAAACCGCTTTTTTATATGGCAGGCATTACCGCCTGGAACTATTTTGCAGATTGTTTAACCAAAACATCTTCTGTTTTCAGAGATAATGCAGGTATTTTTGGCAAAGTCTACTTCCCCAGATTAATTATGCCTTTGAGCATAGTAGTGAGTAACCTGGTTCGTTTTGGAGTACAGATGCTTCTGTTCCTCGTCTTAATGGCTTATTATTATTTCATCGGCGCCAGTTTCAACATCAGTTGGGCAATTTCCCTGTTTCCGGTTATTGTATTATTAATGGCTTTATTGGGTTTGGGGGCAGGCATGATCATTTCTGCGATGACAACAAAGTATAGGGATCTGGCTTTCCTGATTGGCTTTGGGGTACAGTTACTGATGTATGCTACCACAGTAATCTATCCCCTATCCGAAGCCATCAAAAAATACCCAACCTATGCCTGGATCATTAAATATAATCCCATGACCCCAATTATTGAAACTTTTAGGTATGGCTTTTTGGGCGAAGGGAGTTTTAGCTGGTTTAGTTTAGCTTACTCAATGATTGTTACATTAATCCTGCTTATTGTTGGTACTATAATTTTTAACAAAGTGGAACGGAATTTCGTTGATACAGTTTAG
- a CDS encoding DUF268 domain-containing protein: MLRKIKNKLRYTAVGKLYGYFTLRKLFRKKVETFNSDLVNFRLSEGNTNLRFDQNYDHYPLLDDRTSVTEIEPHYTYHPAWAARILAKTQPKKHVDISSILHFSTIVSAFIPVEFYDYRPAEIKLVGLDTKHADLTQLPFRSNTIDSLSCMHTLEHIGLGRYGDEIDYDGDLKAVNELIRVLAVNGNLLIVTPIGKAKIAFNAHRIYAYDQIISYFSKLELIEFSLIPDKFENIGMIRNASKKQADEQNWGCGCFWFKKSLNDQY, from the coding sequence TTGTTAAGAAAAATTAAAAATAAACTTCGTTATACTGCAGTAGGAAAGCTGTATGGTTATTTCACTTTAAGAAAATTGTTTAGAAAAAAAGTGGAAACTTTTAATTCAGACTTAGTTAATTTTCGACTGAGCGAAGGAAATACTAATCTCAGATTCGATCAAAATTACGATCATTATCCATTATTAGATGACCGAACATCAGTTACCGAAATTGAACCTCACTATACTTATCATCCTGCATGGGCAGCGAGAATTTTAGCGAAAACCCAACCTAAAAAACACGTCGATATTTCTTCAATCCTACACTTTAGCACCATAGTATCTGCATTTATACCCGTAGAATTTTATGATTACAGACCTGCGGAAATTAAGCTGGTGGGACTAGATACCAAACATGCCGATTTAACACAATTGCCATTCAGAAGTAATACGATCGACTCTTTATCTTGCATGCATACACTTGAGCATATTGGACTTGGAAGATATGGAGACGAAATTGATTATGATGGAGACCTCAAGGCAGTTAACGAATTGATTAGGGTATTGGCGGTTAATGGAAACTTACTTATAGTTACTCCGATTGGCAAAGCTAAAATAGCATTTAACGCACACCGGATTTACGCATATGATCAGATTATCTCTTACTTTTCAAAACTCGAACTTATTGAGTTTTCTCTGATCCCTGATAAATTTGAAAATATTGGTATGATTAGAAATGCCAGCAAAAAACAAGCAGATGAGCAAAATTGGGGCTGTGGCTGTTTTTGGTTTAAAAAATCTTTAAATGATCAGTATTAA
- a CDS encoding glycosyltransferase family 2 protein, with translation MSGKIIDWPRISIVTPSYNQGKYIEETILSILNQNYPNLEYIIIDGGSDDETLSIINKYNDRLSYWISERDNGQADAINKGLKLCTGQIFNWINSDDLLAEGALKNIAINFIQNPDAKVIAGGCAIIISKEIVEYEYNKQDLTFKGLISEKSNFQQPSQWLNLNVIDCKINSNLHYSFDWDLLLRLNLKENDIFYTNKLLAYFRHHQESKTSLYELKFKEEKIQSVKDFRKTHLNKFLSLYLYEIKFLAYVETVKQIQKKSGLFSLLLRHPSFLFSRFYISSLIKSTFRNPLY, from the coding sequence ATGTCTGGTAAAATAATTGATTGGCCTAGAATATCCATCGTAACTCCTAGTTATAACCAGGGAAAATATATTGAAGAAACCATTTTATCAATTTTAAACCAGAATTATCCAAATTTGGAATATATAATTATCGATGGTGGGAGCGATGATGAGACATTGTCAATAATAAATAAATATAATGATAGATTATCTTATTGGATAAGCGAAAGGGATAATGGGCAGGCAGATGCTATAAACAAGGGATTAAAACTTTGCACGGGTCAAATATTTAATTGGATAAATAGCGATGACCTATTAGCCGAAGGAGCATTGAAAAATATCGCAATAAATTTTATCCAAAATCCAGATGCAAAAGTTATCGCTGGAGGTTGTGCGATTATAATAAGTAAAGAAATAGTCGAATATGAATATAATAAACAGGATTTAACATTCAAGGGATTAATTAGCGAGAAATCTAATTTTCAGCAACCTTCACAATGGTTAAATTTAAATGTAATAGACTGCAAAATCAACTCTAACTTACACTATTCCTTTGATTGGGATTTACTACTTCGTTTAAATCTCAAAGAAAATGATATTTTTTATACTAATAAATTACTCGCTTATTTTAGGCATCATCAAGAAAGTAAAACAAGTCTCTACGAATTAAAATTTAAAGAAGAAAAAATTCAAAGTGTTAAAGACTTTAGAAAGACTCACCTTAATAAATTTTTAAGCCTTTACCTCTATGAGATAAAATTTCTTGCTTATGTCGAAACGGTAAAACAAATTCAAAAAAAATCAGGCCTATTTTCTTTATTATTAAGGCATCCCAGCTTTTTATTTAGTAGATTTTATATTAGCTCACTCATAAAATCTACATTTAGAAATCCATTATATTGA
- a CDS encoding ABC transporter ATP-binding protein produces the protein MSDIAIKVENLSKAYQLGQIGTGTISRDLERWYARIRGKEDPFLRIGESNDQNTKSASDVVWSLKDINFEIEQGDAVGIIGRNGAGKSTLLKILSKVTAPTAGKISGKGRIASLLEVGTGFHPELSGRENIFLNGAILGMRKKEIHRKLDEIVDFAGIERYLDTPVKRYSSGMYVRLAFAVAAHLESEILIVDEVLAVGDAEFQKKCLGKMGEVSKGEGRTVLFVSHNMGAVKQLCNSGIVLKNGLVSYKSDDMSEVINKYLTTEDRELSNSLNIDGKKYKNQYFIPLMINTKKTSYSLKEEVEISILGEVLEPNSSLQIGFSLYDADGNNLLWSFHTDTITQNNFPKGKIKLTTSITPYLLNEGKYYISLGVAIFNQFWIIDPDNNNDRIYFEINGGFDFSNFWTEKRPGILAKKFNWKLEK, from the coding sequence ATGTCTGACATTGCGATAAAAGTAGAAAATTTAAGCAAAGCTTATCAGTTAGGACAGATTGGAACCGGAACGATCAGCCGCGATTTAGAGCGTTGGTACGCCCGTATTCGGGGCAAAGAAGATCCTTTTCTACGTATCGGTGAAAGCAATGATCAAAATACGAAAAGTGCGAGTGATGTAGTGTGGAGTTTAAAGGATATTAATTTTGAGATTGAACAAGGCGATGCTGTTGGCATTATTGGCCGAAATGGAGCTGGAAAAAGTACATTGCTCAAAATATTAAGTAAAGTAACCGCTCCTACTGCCGGCAAAATTTCGGGTAAAGGACGGATAGCGAGTTTACTTGAAGTTGGAACAGGCTTTCATCCCGAACTCAGTGGCCGTGAAAACATATTTCTCAATGGTGCTATTTTGGGTATGCGTAAAAAGGAAATACATCGCAAACTAGATGAAATTGTAGATTTTGCAGGGATAGAGCGTTATTTAGATACACCGGTAAAAAGGTATAGCTCCGGTATGTATGTTCGCCTGGCTTTTGCTGTTGCAGCACATTTAGAAAGCGAAATATTAATTGTAGATGAAGTATTAGCAGTAGGCGATGCTGAGTTTCAAAAGAAATGTTTAGGCAAAATGGGTGAGGTGAGTAAAGGAGAAGGCAGGACGGTACTTTTTGTGAGTCATAATATGGGTGCGGTAAAGCAACTTTGCAACAGTGGAATAGTACTTAAAAACGGTCTTGTGAGTTACAAGTCGGATGATATGTCTGAAGTTATTAATAAATACCTGACTACAGAAGATAGAGAATTGTCAAACAGCCTTAATATTGATGGCAAAAAATACAAAAATCAATATTTCATACCCTTGATGATAAATACTAAAAAAACTTCATATAGCCTGAAAGAAGAAGTTGAAATTTCTATTCTGGGAGAAGTTTTGGAACCTAATAGCTCGTTGCAAATAGGATTTTCCTTGTATGATGCTGATGGCAATAATCTATTATGGTCATTTCACACAGACACAATTACTCAAAATAACTTTCCAAAAGGCAAAATCAAACTCACAACGTCCATTACTCCTTATTTGTTGAACGAGGGAAAATACTACATTTCCCTAGGTGTTGCAATATTCAACCAGTTTTGGATTATAGATCCCGATAATAACAATGATAGAATATATTTTGAAATTAATGGCGGTTTTGATTTTTCAAACTTTTGGACGGAAAAGAGGCCAGGGATTCTCGCAAAAAAATTTAACTGGAAATTAGAAAAATGA
- a CDS encoding glycosyltransferase family 1 protein, which yields MDKPFKVGIWINEDDLPEVGGGFSYTQRLVQAINEKKNSDNLEVVFIGYNLKGHYKKNSINLNNRENFFYRKMLNFFHKYFSINLKNKYLKRNNINNIDQLNKSGIELIFYPNPYVQIANFPYIMTLWDLGHKSTYSFPELNANDEYEQRDYSLNKTLNKAIFICCESKAGKEELVKYYNINEQQIRILPMFPSIIVESVISSEKPKWISFERFFLYPAQFWPHKNHYNLLLAFQKFIREKPDVKLVLTGSDKGNLNYISKLIGDLRIEKNVIITGFVRNENLKWLYLHSNGLVFPSFLGPTNMPLLEAFYLGCNIACSQLNGHVELLSQNAIYFDPLSPDSIKNSMDKLLKMNKKTDNVFFQMDSIVSKLEEILEDSISVRKTWGQTYN from the coding sequence ATGGATAAACCCTTTAAAGTTGGTATTTGGATAAATGAAGATGATTTACCTGAAGTTGGTGGTGGATTCTCTTATACACAACGATTAGTACAGGCAATCAATGAAAAAAAAAATTCGGACAACCTGGAAGTTGTGTTTATTGGTTACAATTTGAAAGGACATTATAAAAAGAATAGCATTAATCTTAACAATCGAGAAAATTTCTTTTATAGAAAAATGTTGAATTTCTTCCATAAATATTTCTCGATAAATTTGAAGAATAAGTACCTTAAAAGAAACAATATTAATAATATTGATCAACTTAATAAAAGTGGAATAGAATTAATTTTCTACCCTAATCCTTATGTTCAAATAGCTAATTTCCCTTACATAATGACTTTATGGGATCTTGGCCACAAAAGCACATATTCATTTCCTGAGTTAAATGCTAATGATGAATATGAACAGAGAGATTATAGCCTCAATAAAACATTAAACAAAGCAATTTTTATCTGTTGCGAATCAAAAGCCGGAAAAGAGGAACTTGTAAAATATTATAACATTAACGAGCAGCAAATCCGAATCCTCCCCATGTTTCCAAGCATAATTGTTGAAAGTGTAATCTCCAGTGAGAAGCCTAAATGGATAAGCTTCGAAAGATTCTTTTTATATCCTGCACAATTTTGGCCTCATAAAAATCATTATAATCTTTTACTGGCTTTCCAAAAATTTATTCGTGAGAAACCTGATGTTAAACTCGTTCTAACGGGTAGCGACAAAGGCAATTTAAATTACATTTCCAAACTTATAGGAGATCTACGCATTGAAAAAAATGTTATAATTACAGGTTTTGTTCGTAACGAAAATTTGAAGTGGCTCTATTTACATTCAAATGGGTTAGTTTTCCCATCCTTTTTAGGCCCGACAAATATGCCTTTATTAGAAGCCTTTTATCTAGGTTGTAATATTGCCTGCTCACAACTTAATGGGCATGTAGAACTTTTAAGCCAAAATGCAATTTATTTCGATCCTCTTTCACCTGATTCGATAAAAAACAGCATGGATAAGCTATTAAAAATGAATAAAAAAACTGATAATGTTTTTTTTCAAATGGATTCTATTGTATCTAAACTCGAAGAAATTTTAGAAGACAGTATTTCTGTACGAAAAACTTGGGGACAAACCTATAATTGA
- a CDS encoding class I SAM-dependent methyltransferase gives MSENFRLYSQYYDLLYKDKNYEAEVDYLDDLIKQYGSDSKKILELGSGTGKHANLLSARSYQILGLERSQEMVDIANRSKAINVDFKVADITNFEIGQFFDIALSLFHVISYLTNNQSLIDTFKNVHRHLNSGGLFIFDVWHSVAVNFQVPEKRTKILQDQNIEVTRNANPVIHHELNIVEVNYDITVKNLSDGSTHFFQEQHPMRHFSRPEIELLAYATGFKLIHSEEFLSKNTPTGDTWGVCYILKKL, from the coding sequence ATGAGCGAAAATTTTAGACTTTATAGTCAATATTACGACCTTCTTTATAAAGACAAAAACTATGAAGCAGAAGTTGATTATTTGGATGACCTGATTAAACAATATGGTTCTGATAGTAAAAAAATCCTAGAATTAGGTTCAGGAACAGGCAAACATGCAAACCTGCTATCAGCAAGAAGTTACCAGATTCTTGGTTTAGAGCGCAGTCAGGAGATGGTTGATATTGCGAATCGGTCAAAAGCAATTAATGTTGACTTTAAAGTAGCAGATATTACCAATTTCGAAATTGGCCAATTCTTTGATATTGCTTTGTCACTCTTTCACGTTATCAGTTATTTAACCAACAATCAAAGCTTAATTGATACATTTAAAAATGTACATCGTCATTTAAATTCGGGCGGTCTGTTTATTTTTGATGTTTGGCATAGTGTAGCAGTAAACTTTCAAGTTCCAGAAAAGCGAACCAAAATACTTCAGGATCAAAATATAGAAGTTACTAGAAATGCAAATCCAGTGATACATCACGAATTAAATATTGTTGAGGTCAATTATGATATTACAGTAAAAAACCTTAGCGACGGTTCGACTCATTTCTTTCAAGAGCAGCATCCAATGAGGCATTTCAGCAGACCAGAAATAGAACTACTAGCTTATGCAACAGGATTTAAACTTATTCACAGCGAAGAATTTCTAAGCAAGAATACGCCCACAGGCGACACCTGGGGCGTATGTTATATTTTAAAAAAATTATAA
- a CDS encoding alpha-1,2-fucosyltransferase, with protein sequence MISIKLQGRLGNQLFQYAFAYATAKKLNSKFYFDRRLQALFIPKYFAQTKDIFYYLDQTIFSLKGFDDFFSVYLKQKFYALLKKILNYEEVYISDQLEPQLESLKLNDRKLFTGFFQSEYYFADFKEEIKAKLVIKEKYQTDFRNIFNDLPQGYKYVVIHVRRSDYFHYDIQLPAEYYHNAISAIESENNYYILISDDTDFLESEFGYLNKKYISRSTEIIDFQFLMQADICIISNSTFSWWGAYLNVKNATVYAPNKWFPDYGKIESPCNILLDNWNLIPV encoded by the coding sequence ATGATCAGTATTAAATTACAAGGTAGATTAGGAAATCAGTTATTCCAGTATGCGTTTGCCTACGCTACCGCTAAAAAACTAAATTCGAAGTTTTATTTTGACAGGAGGCTGCAAGCTTTATTTATTCCCAAATATTTTGCACAAACAAAAGATATCTTCTATTACTTAGATCAAACGATATTTTCTTTAAAAGGGTTTGATGATTTTTTTTCAGTTTATCTCAAACAAAAATTTTATGCGTTGTTAAAAAAAATCCTAAATTATGAAGAAGTATATATATCAGATCAGTTGGAACCGCAGCTGGAGAGCTTAAAACTGAACGATCGGAAATTATTTACCGGCTTTTTCCAATCGGAGTATTATTTCGCTGACTTTAAAGAAGAAATAAAAGCGAAATTAGTTATTAAAGAAAAATATCAGACAGATTTTAGAAATATATTTAACGATTTGCCCCAAGGATACAAATATGTGGTTATACACGTTAGGCGATCGGACTATTTTCATTATGACATCCAATTACCAGCAGAATATTATCACAATGCAATTTCGGCCATTGAAAGCGAAAACAATTACTACATATTAATTAGCGACGATACAGATTTTTTAGAGTCCGAATTTGGATACCTGAATAAAAAATATATTTCCCGATCAACGGAAATTATCGATTTTCAGTTTTTAATGCAGGCAGATATTTGTATCATTTCCAATAGTACTTTTAGTTGGTGGGGGGCTTATTTAAATGTTAAAAATGCAACTGTGTATGCACCAAACAAATGGTTTCCAGATTATGGAAAAATAGAATCTCCTTGCAATATTTTATTAGATAACTGGAATCTCATCCCGGTCTAA
- a CDS encoding glycosyltransferase family 2 protein: MKTVSVIIPTYNRDFFIKLTLESFVIQNYPNMLEIIVIDNNSTDNTLAVVKELSEKYPIIKYFEEPRQGVHYARNSAIKYAKGEVLYYTDDDMIAEPDLLTNLVQTFELNDKIAVVSGRVLPKWDIHPPDWVLKYCLNSYLSLNLDETPLIISDQMINIFSCHEAILKEAIIKAGGFNPENTKGEWIGDGETGLSIKLLDLGYLQAYNGLSVINHIIPKSRMTQSYINKRFANQANCDSFTIYRAANGLSNSKLFNNILNNFIAVLYKSLATPWHFIRAKDNWRITMAQAFYHKNRIAYDIKLITRHQMRNLVLRDNWIDQT; this comes from the coding sequence ATGAAAACTGTTTCCGTTATTATTCCTACCTATAATAGAGATTTCTTCATAAAATTAACCCTGGAAAGCTTTGTAATACAAAACTATCCCAATATGCTCGAAATTATTGTAATTGATAATAACTCAACAGACAATACATTAGCGGTAGTAAAAGAATTGTCTGAAAAATATCCAATAATAAAATATTTCGAGGAACCAAGGCAAGGTGTTCATTATGCACGTAATTCGGCAATAAAATACGCAAAAGGTGAAGTATTATATTATACAGATGACGACATGATTGCGGAACCTGATTTGTTAACGAACCTGGTTCAAACTTTCGAACTGAATGATAAAATTGCAGTGGTAAGTGGACGGGTATTGCCAAAATGGGATATTCATCCTCCAGACTGGGTACTAAAATATTGCCTAAATTCTTACTTAAGCCTCAATTTAGATGAAACTCCTTTAATCATTTCCGATCAAATGATTAATATTTTTAGCTGTCATGAAGCAATTTTAAAAGAGGCAATAATAAAGGCCGGAGGCTTTAATCCAGAAAACACCAAAGGCGAATGGATAGGTGATGGAGAAACAGGGCTATCCATAAAACTTCTTGATCTGGGTTATCTGCAAGCATACAATGGTTTATCTGTCATTAACCATATTATTCCAAAAAGCAGAATGACGCAAAGTTATATAAATAAAAGATTCGCAAACCAGGCTAACTGCGATAGTTTTACAATTTACAGGGCTGCCAATGGGTTGAGCAATTCAAAACTATTCAATAACATTTTGAATAATTTTATTGCTGTCTTATATAAATCTTTAGCTACACCTTGGCACTTCATAAGAGCCAAAGATAATTGGAGAATTACAATGGCCCAGGCTTTTTACCACAAAAACCGCATTGCTTACGACATTAAGTTGATAACCAGACATCAAATGAGGAATCTTGTATTGAGAGATAACTGGATTGACCAAACCTAA
- a CDS encoding DegT/DnrJ/EryC1/StrS aminotransferase family protein, with product MLYFKKIIMHPIPVNTPLLRGNELKYLTECIETGWISSEGPFINKFEEQFSKYIGSSYGIAVSSGSAALDIAMKALNIGRGDEVIMPTFTIISPAQSLVTAGALPVLVDSDPLTWNMDVTQIEAKITSRTKAILVVHIYGLPVDMDPIIEIAKKHKLKIIEDAAEMHGQTYKGKMCGSFGDISIFSFYPNKHITTGEGGMLLTNDCELAEKCKKLRNLCFEPNGQRFVHYELGWNYRMTNLQAAVGLAQLEQITSFLEMKKAMGKAYQVGLMPLKNRAYQLPLANTLYSENIYWVFGLVAPTQEEKENMINYLTDQKIGTRPFFWCMHEQPVFQKMGLFKGEKYPIAEKLSRNGFYLPSGLGLNTDDQQIVIEIVNG from the coding sequence ATGTTATATTTTAAAAAAATTATAATGCATCCGATACCCGTTAACACTCCCCTACTTAGAGGCAATGAATTAAAATACCTAACTGAGTGTATTGAAACAGGCTGGATCAGTAGTGAAGGGCCTTTTATTAATAAATTTGAGGAGCAGTTTAGTAAATATATTGGTAGTTCGTACGGAATTGCGGTTAGTAGTGGTTCTGCAGCCTTAGACATTGCCATGAAGGCCTTAAACATTGGCCGGGGAGACGAAGTAATTATGCCTACGTTTACTATTATCTCTCCAGCTCAATCTCTGGTTACTGCTGGTGCATTGCCAGTTTTAGTAGATAGTGATCCATTGACATGGAACATGGATGTTACACAGATAGAGGCTAAAATAACTTCCAGGACCAAAGCCATTTTAGTGGTGCATATTTATGGATTACCGGTGGATATGGATCCAATAATAGAAATAGCTAAAAAACATAAGCTCAAAATAATTGAAGATGCTGCCGAAATGCATGGACAAACCTACAAAGGTAAAATGTGTGGCAGTTTTGGCGATATCAGCATTTTTAGTTTTTATCCAAATAAACATATTACTACTGGCGAAGGTGGCATGTTATTAACCAATGATTGTGAGCTGGCTGAAAAATGTAAGAAACTAAGAAATCTTTGTTTTGAGCCAAATGGCCAACGATTCGTTCATTATGAACTTGGCTGGAATTACCGCATGACTAATCTTCAAGCAGCAGTGGGATTGGCACAATTAGAACAAATTACTTCTTTTCTAGAAATGAAAAAAGCTATGGGGAAAGCTTATCAGGTAGGATTAATGCCTTTAAAAAATAGGGCATACCAATTACCGTTGGCTAATACCCTTTATAGCGAGAATATTTATTGGGTATTTGGCTTAGTAGCACCAACGCAAGAGGAAAAAGAAAATATGATAAATTATCTAACTGATCAAAAAATTGGTACCCGTCCCTTCTTTTGGTGTATGCACGAACAGCCCGTATTTCAGAAAATGGGATTATTTAAAGGTGAAAAATATCCGATAGCAGAGAAATTATCAAGAAACGGTTTCTATTTACCAAGTGGTTTGGGCTTGAATACTGATGATCAGCAAATCGTAATTGAAATTGTTAATGGATAA
- a CDS encoding glycosyltransferase family 4 protein, translating to MSVKVLFLTLRTFSLTGGIEKVCRSLSRVLYDLSEEEIVQSTVYSMYDKNTDRDSRYLSKHQFYGFNGNRERFVLQSFLSGLKANVILLSHIHLISIVYFIRKIHPHKKIYLLAHGVEIWRKLPNSKLKILNQLDKIICVSHFTAGKIMEMHHIPEDRIEILNNCLDPFYHLSTGFEKPQRLLDRYHLDDKNLILFSLSRLSSSEKYKGYDHTIKLFPQLLEKYPNLVYLLGGKWDVEEKNRLEDLIAKNQLQEYIRMVGFIDETELTEHFLLSDMFILPSKKEGFGIVFIEALASGLRVIAGNKDGSVDALKGGTLGILVDPDNQEEILASICNLLSHNQTDNEKKNLQKKCIEAFGYDPYLQSIKNLLLNGTISPAFKINQQQ from the coding sequence ATGTCAGTTAAAGTTTTATTTTTAACACTTAGAACTTTTAGTTTAACTGGCGGCATTGAAAAAGTATGCCGAAGTTTATCACGTGTTTTATACGACCTGAGCGAGGAGGAAATTGTTCAGTCTACCGTATACTCGATGTACGATAAAAATACTGACCGCGATTCGAGATACCTAAGCAAACACCAGTTCTATGGTTTTAACGGAAACAGGGAGCGATTCGTGCTGCAATCTTTTTTAAGTGGATTAAAAGCCAATGTGATTTTATTGAGCCATATCCACTTAATCAGCATCGTTTATTTCATCAGGAAAATACATCCCCATAAAAAGATATATTTATTGGCGCATGGCGTAGAAATTTGGAGAAAGTTACCCAACTCCAAGCTCAAAATATTAAACCAATTGGATAAAATTATATGTGTCAGTCATTTTACAGCAGGTAAAATTATGGAAATGCATCATATTCCCGAAGATCGCATTGAAATATTAAACAATTGTCTGGATCCTTTTTATCACCTGTCTACCGGGTTCGAAAAACCACAGCGTTTATTGGATCGATATCATTTAGATGATAAAAACTTAATTCTGTTCTCATTATCCAGGTTATCCTCTTCGGAAAAGTATAAAGGATACGACCACACTATTAAGCTATTTCCACAACTATTGGAAAAATACCCAAACCTGGTTTACCTGCTGGGTGGAAAATGGGATGTGGAGGAAAAGAATCGATTAGAAGATTTAATTGCAAAGAACCAGCTTCAAGAATATATCAGGATGGTAGGTTTTATTGATGAAACCGAACTTACTGAACACTTTTTACTGTCTGACATGTTTATCCTACCCAGTAAAAAAGAAGGCTTCGGCATTGTATTTATAGAGGCATTAGCCAGCGGCCTGAGGGTTATTGCAGGCAATAAAGATGGCAGTGTAGATGCACTTAAAGGCGGAACGCTTGGTATTTTAGTTGATCCTGATAATCAGGAAGAAATTTTAGCCAGTATCTGCAATTTATTAAGTCATAATCAAACCGACAACGAGAAAAAAAACCTTCAAAAAAAATGCATAGAGGCATTTGGATATGATCCTTATCTTCAATCGATAAAAAACTTGCTTTTAAATGGGACAATCAGTCCTGCATTCAAAATAAATCAGCAACAATAA